One Methylorubrum extorquens genomic window, GCCACCGTGGAGAAGGTGCGCGCCGAATACGCCAAGGTTGCCGATGCGCACCGCCGCTCGGAGGCCGACAAGCAGCGCCTGCCGCTCGCCAAGGCGCGTGCGAATGCCTTCAAGGTGGATTGGTCGGCCTACAAGCCGGCCAAGCCCAGCTTCACCGGTACCCGCGTCTACGGCTCCTACGAGGTGGCGGACCTCGTCCCCTACATCGACTGGACGCCGTTCCTGCAGACCTACGAGTTCAAGGGCCGCTACCCCGCGATCCTCGACGATCCCGAGCAGGGCCTGGCGGCGCGGGCGCTGTTCGAGGACGCGCAGGTGATGCTCAAGCAGATCGTGGAGGAGCGCTGGTTCAACCCGAAGGCGGTGATCGGCTTCTGGCCGGCCAACAGCGTCGGCGACGACATCCGGCTCTATACCGGCGAGAGCCGGGGGGAGACGCTCGCGACCTTCCACGGCCTGCGCCAGCAGCTCTCGAAGCGCGACGGGCGCGCCAACACCTGCATCTCCGACTTCGTGGCGCCGGCCGAGACCGGCATCGCCGATTACGTCGGCGCCTTCGTCGTGACGGCGGGGCTGGAAGAGGTGCGCATCGCCGAGCGGTTCGAGCGGGCGAACGACGATTACCGCTCGATCCTCGTCAAGGCCCTCGCCGACCGCATCGCCGAGGCCTTCGCCGAGCGGATGCACGAGCGCGTCCGCAGGGAGTTCTGGGGCTATGCGCCAGACGAGAGCTACACGCCCGACGAACTGGTGCACGAGAAGTATGACGGCATCCGGCCCGCGCCGGGCTACCCGGCCCAGCCCGACCATACGGAAAAGGTGCAGTTGTTCGACCTGCTCAAGGCGGAGAGCCGCATCGGCGTGAAGCTCACCGAGTCCTACGCCATGTGGCCGGGCTCCTCGGTCTCGGGCCTCTACCTCGCCCATCCCGACGCACACTATTTCGGCGTCGCCAAGGTCGAGCGGGATCAGGTCGAGGACTATGCCGGGCGCAAGGGCATGGACATCGCCGAGGTCGAGCGCTGGCTCGGGCCGATCCTCAACTACGACCCGGCCCGCTACCTCAAGGCCGCGGCCGAGTAGTCACGCCGAATAGGTCACAGGTGGCGCGGGATCGCACCGCAACGCTCCCGCGCCGCGACTTTTTCCTTGCCGAGGGGCGGCGGGGCGCGGCAGGCCTGCCGTCACGACCCGCGGGGCTGCCCCGCCTTCGACAGGAAGTCCCGATGCGCTCCACGCTGCTCGTCCTCGCCGCCGCCGTCCTCGCCTGCGGGCTGTCGGCCTGCAACAGCACCGATTCCGGCGGCCCCGGCCTGGCCTCGGCTTTCGAGACCAGCAACTACCGCCATTCGTCTGACACCAACGGCACCCAGACCCGCCGGGACGTGAACCGCGCCTACACGCAGCCCTCGCTGCCCTCGATCGCCAGCCGCGGCTTCTGAGCCGCCTCGGCTCAGCGCCGCAGCCGCCGACGCAGGTTCTGGGCCGCCGCCCAGAGCCGCGGCGAGCGCTTGATCCGGTGCTTGAGCCGCACCGCCAGCCGTGAGGCGAGCACGAGGGCGTGGCTCGCCGGGCTCACCGGCACGATCTGCTCCACGAGTTCGATGGTTTCGTCGCAGGTCTTGGCCTTGTAGCCGGCCTCTCCGACGCCGAGGTCGAGCGCCCTGCGGCCCCGCGCGGCCTGATCGCCGACGAGCCGGTGCAGCAGGATCTCGCCGGGGCTGAACCGGCCAAGTTCGGGGTCGGTGTCGAAGGACGTCCACATCCCGCAGAAGCGGGCACCGTCCACCGCGCCACCGAACGTCGCCAGGATACGTCCGCTCTCGCTCGCCACCAGGGCGTGGGTCTCGATCGCCGCCGCGCGGCCCTCCGCGCCTGGCACGGTGGCGGCGGCGATGAAGCGGCGGATCTCGGCATCCGCGTAAGGGTCGGCGACACCGAGATCGGCGAAGCGCGCGGCCTTCTGCGCGTAGAACGCCGCCTGGATCTCGGCGGCCGCCTCCGGCGTCTCGGCGACGCGGTGCTCGACGGCGCCCAGAAATTCCACGAGCTTGCGCTCCTTGGCCCGCAGCTTCTTGCGGGTGTCGCCGCTGAACACCCGGCGCAGGGTCGCTTCGGTATCGGGGCCGAGCAGCATGCCGTAGGCGTCGCTCGGCGCCGGCAGGCCGCCTCCGGCCAACGGGTTCGGGGTGCCGTCCCAGACGCGCGGCTGGTTGCGGAGCGCGAAGGCATCGATGCCCGCCGCGCGGCCGGCCCGGACCAGCGCCTCGGTCAGATCCTCGGCCGGCATCGCCGCCGCCTCGCGGGAGGCGAAGAGCGGCATGTGGAAGTTGGCGTGCCGGTCGCCGACCACCCGCGCGACCCGCAGCGGACCGCGGCGCCCGATCGCGAACGGGAGCAGAAGCCGCACCCGTCCATGCGCGTCGCGGAGCACGAGAATGCGCGTCTCCTCACCGGCATCGATCCCGGCGCCGAGATACGCCGCCACCCAGTCGAAGCGCTGGTAGGGCGTCATCAGGACGGCCGGATTGGATTCCAAGCCTCGCCACAGCCCCTCGACCGCGGCGAGATCGGAAAACACCTCCGCGGTGAGGCCGCCATGGCCCCGCAGCTCCGCCCGCACGGGGCGCCCCAGATCTTCGGCGAGAGCCGCCATTCCCACATCCCCCGTTGCGGGCGCCCGTCACGGCCAGGACGGACAGCCCCACAAAATCGCCTGCGGGCGATCCTGCCCGGTCTGTCCTCAAGCCTCGGTTGATGCCGGCGGCCGATCTGCGGGGATGGGTAACGAAAGCTTTTCGCGTCGGCCGCTAGGATCAAGGCGATGCCGGGATCGCCCGGTGCCCCGAGTCCTGACGCGCCATGCTGTCGCCCCGCACACGACACCGCCTGTTCCGCGCCGGCTTTCGGGCGATCACCGCCACGGGTGCCGACCGCTGGCTCGCCCCCGCCACCCGCGGGCGCGGGATCATCCTCACCTTCCACCATGTCCGCCCCGAGCCGGTGCCGGGTTTCGCGCCGAACGCTCTCTTGTCGATCACCCCCGCCTTTCTCGAACGGACGCTGAAGGGGCTCGCCGCCCGTGGCTTCGAACTGATCGGCCTCGACCAAGTCACCGAGCGGCTCGCAAGCTCGGATTCTGGGCCTCCCTTCGCGGTGCTGACCTTCGACGACGGCTACCGCGACAATGTCGAGCACGCCCGGCCCGTGCTGGCACGGCACGGCGCGCCCTGGACGCTGTTCGTGACGAGCGATTTCGCCGAGGGGCGCGGGCGGCTGTGGTGGCTCGAACTGGAGCGGGCCGTGGCCCGGCTCGACGCGGTGCGGCTCGGCTCCGGCCTCGTCCTGCCTGCCCGCACGAATGCGGAAAAGACGACCGCCTTCGAGACGGTCTACCGCGCCCTGCGCGCCGGCCCGGAGCCGGTGCTGCTCGAAGAAATCGCCCGCCTCTGTCGCGAGGCCGGGTTCGAGCCGGGCGGGCTCGCCCGCGAACTCTGCCTGACCTGGGAGGAACTGCGCGACCTCGCCCGCGACCCGGCCGTCTGCATCGGCGCGCACACGCTCTCGCACCCGATGCTCGCCAAGCACGACGCCGGTTTCGCGCAGCGGGAGATGGCCGAGAGCCGTGCGCGGATCGAGGCGGAGCTGGGTCGCCCGGTGCGCCACCTATCCTATCCGGTGGGCGATCCGACTTCGGCCGGGACGCGGGAATTCGAAACCGCAAAAAAACTAGGTTTCGCCACCGCGGTGACGACCCGGCCGGGCCACCTGTTCGCAGGGCACGTGGAGCATTGCCACGCCCTGCCGCGGGTCTCGGTGAACGGGCTGCACCAGAGTGAGGCCGCGCTGGCGAGCCTCCTGTCCGGCGTGCCGTTCCTGGCCTGGAACCGCGGGCGGCGGCTCAACGTGGCGTGAGGATAGGCCGCCTCAGCGGCGGCGGCGGCGCGAGCGCGACGAGCCGCCCTCCGACTCCCCCGCACCGGCATCGGCGCTGCCGACATCGAAGCTGGCGCTGGCCCGGCCGCGCCGGCCGGAGCGCCGTCCGCGGCGCCGCGCCGGCTCGACATCGGGCTCCTCGATCGAGGGAATGCCGGGGATCGTCGCGGTCGAGGCGACCGAGGAGGTGGTGGAGGCGTCGTTGCCGCTGACATAGCCGCCACCGCTGGCGACGTTCCGGGCGGGCGGGCCGAACATGGCGAGGCACTGGTTGTAGGCGAGATCGTTCTTCAGCCGCTCGCATTCCGCCATGGAACGCGGCGTCCCCTGCGCGGCAGCGGTTTCGGCGGCCAGCGGCGCGGCGAGCATCAACGAGGCGGCGAGGAGGTGCGGACGGAACGAAAGCGCGGGACGGCGCGAGGAGGGGCGCATGGGCGGCGGGCGACCTTCGGAAGCGAACCTTGAGCGTAAGACGTCTCGCCTTTTCGCCAGGGAGTACGGCGAAAAAAGGGGCCCGGCGTGTTCTAATCCCTAATCGTCCGGCCGATCCATCCAGCGGATCAGCGGCATCAGCGGGAAGATCCAG contains:
- a CDS encoding GNAT family N-acetyltransferase is translated as MAALAEDLGRPVRAELRGHGGLTAEVFSDLAAVEGLWRGLESNPAVLMTPYQRFDWVAAYLGAGIDAGEETRILVLRDAHGRVRLLLPFAIGRRGPLRVARVVGDRHANFHMPLFASREAAAMPAEDLTEALVRAGRAAGIDAFALRNQPRVWDGTPNPLAGGGLPAPSDAYGMLLGPDTEATLRRVFSGDTRKKLRAKERKLVEFLGAVEHRVAETPEAAAEIQAAFYAQKAARFADLGVADPYADAEIRRFIAAATVPGAEGRAAAIETHALVASESGRILATFGGAVDGARFCGMWTSFDTDPELGRFSPGEILLHRLVGDQAARGRRALDLGVGEAGYKAKTCDETIELVEQIVPVSPASHALVLASRLAVRLKHRIKRSPRLWAAAQNLRRRLRR
- a CDS encoding polysaccharide deacetylase family protein encodes the protein MLSPRTRHRLFRAGFRAITATGADRWLAPATRGRGIILTFHHVRPEPVPGFAPNALLSITPAFLERTLKGLAARGFELIGLDQVTERLASSDSGPPFAVLTFDDGYRDNVEHARPVLARHGAPWTLFVTSDFAEGRGRLWWLELERAVARLDAVRLGSGLVLPARTNAEKTTAFETVYRALRAGPEPVLLEEIARLCREAGFEPGGLARELCLTWEELRDLARDPAVCIGAHTLSHPMLAKHDAGFAQREMAESRARIEAELGRPVRHLSYPVGDPTSAGTREFETAKKLGFATAVTTRPGHLFAGHVEHCHALPRVSVNGLHQSEAALASLLSGVPFLAWNRGRRLNVA